A genomic segment from Chitinophagaceae bacterium encodes:
- a CDS encoding response regulator transcription factor has translation MVKINSIAIIEDDETVLHYLAEQIQLCIDVAELRVFGNAETALKELIAEPVDIALFDVNLPGMNGIDCIRKLKMVHPKTQCMVLTVYDKPDIIFEALKAGAISYLLKSTPAEKIIEAIAEVNKGGSPISSQIARKVIEAFAIKENTNEYFQNLTRREQEILENLSMGYRYKEIADKLFVSLDTVRTHVRNIYEKLQVNSRAEALKKTGLL, from the coding sequence ATGGTGAAAATAAATTCAATTGCAATAATAGAAGATGATGAAACGGTACTGCATTATTTGGCCGAACAAATACAACTTTGTATTGATGTAGCCGAGCTTAGGGTTTTTGGTAATGCCGAAACAGCTTTGAAAGAACTGATTGCAGAGCCTGTGGATATTGCCCTTTTTGATGTAAACCTGCCCGGAATGAATGGTATAGATTGCATAAGGAAGTTAAAAATGGTTCACCCCAAAACACAGTGCATGGTACTTACCGTGTATGATAAGCCAGATATTATTTTTGAAGCATTAAAAGCCGGAGCCATAAGCTATTTATTAAAGAGTACACCGGCAGAAAAAATTATTGAAGCCATAGCAGAAGTAAATAAAGGGGGGAGCCCAATAAGCAGCCAAATAGCCCGAAAAGTAATAGAAGCTTTTGCTATTAAAGAAAATACCAATGAGTACTTTCAAAACCTCACCCGAAGGGAGCAGGAAATACTTGAAAATTTAAGCATGGGTTATCGTTATAAAGAAATTGCCGATAAACTTTTTGTAAGTTTAGATACGGTACGTACGCATGTGCGAAATATTTACGAAAAGCTACAGGTAAACTCCAGGGCAGAAGCATTAAAAAAAACCGGCTTGCTCTAA
- a CDS encoding glucosidase — MSKNLSTEQKRLEENYSNQKNWLKWGPYISERQWATVREDYSADGDAWNYITHDMSRSKTYRWGEDGIAGISDDKQRICFALTLWNGNDPILKERLFGLTPANGNHGEDVKELYYYLDNTPTHSYMKYLYKYPQQAFPYAELEEKNKHRSRLQDEYEIIDTGIFNEGKYFDVFIEYAKNNEEDICIKITVHNRCNLKAPIVLMPTLWMRNLWAFNLENEKPVIELINEDSNTSEAFIYTPKLGAYQFYFQTPERVLFTENETNTERLYNIPNKNPFVKDIFHEAVISNNFNLPENKKSGTKFAPFYRYNVDGIGSVSIKLRLSKTKLNNPLGKDFDEIFKSRMQEANEFYDQLITTKNEDLKNIQRQAYAGMLWNKQFYYIDIPSWLKGDEGQPPPPQERLNGRNSKWLTLNNEDIISMPDKWEYPWYAAWDLPFHCLPLASLDPQFAKNQLLLLLREWYMNPYGQIPAYEWNFSDVNPPVQAWACMRVYKAEKESLGKGDTLFLERVFQKLLINFTWWVNRKDRQDNNVFEAGFLGLDNIGVFDRNNVPEGGSLEQADGTAWMGMYCLDMMEIALELAQTNKAYEDLATKFFEHFTYIAESINQIHTGAGGAWDEEDEFFYDVLKLPNHRSIPLKVRSLVGLTSLFAVHVIDQSLLSKVPEFYQRLKWFVTYQQKNDHFLAIEINSTGAILLSLAPKKRLEKILKALLDENEFLSPGGIRSLSKIHEKPYVINIDGKEFGLNYEPGESQTALFGGNSNWRGPVWMPINYLTISALNKYFQFFDEDLLAEYPTHSGQSLNLKMVAGQLSQRLINNFTRNNEGKRKINGGNTLLDENQYFNNLVLFYEYFHGDNGKGIGASHQTGWTGLIAEIIRKNVD, encoded by the coding sequence ATGTCAAAAAATCTTTCTACGGAACAAAAAAGATTAGAAGAAAATTATTCAAATCAAAAAAATTGGTTGAAATGGGGCCCTTACATATCAGAACGGCAATGGGCTACTGTAAGGGAAGACTATAGCGCCGATGGAGATGCATGGAACTATATAACCCACGATATGTCCCGCTCCAAAACCTATCGCTGGGGCGAAGATGGCATTGCAGGTATATCCGATGATAAACAACGCATTTGTTTTGCGCTTACTTTATGGAACGGCAACGATCCCATTTTAAAAGAACGGCTCTTTGGCCTTACTCCTGCAAACGGCAACCATGGTGAAGATGTAAAAGAATTATATTATTATCTCGATAATACGCCTACCCATTCGTACATGAAATATCTATACAAATATCCGCAACAGGCATTTCCCTATGCCGAACTGGAAGAAAAAAATAAGCACCGAAGCAGGCTGCAAGATGAATATGAAATTATAGATACCGGTATTTTTAACGAGGGTAAATACTTTGATGTATTTATAGAATATGCCAAAAACAATGAAGAAGATATTTGTATAAAAATTACGGTGCACAACCGCTGTAACCTTAAAGCGCCCATTGTTTTAATGCCCACTTTATGGATGCGCAACTTATGGGCTTTTAACCTGGAAAATGAAAAACCTGTTATTGAACTCATAAATGAAGACAGTAATACCAGTGAAGCATTTATTTACACACCGAAACTAGGAGCATATCAATTTTATTTTCAAACACCAGAAAGGGTATTATTCACCGAAAATGAAACCAATACTGAGCGCCTCTATAATATTCCCAACAAAAATCCTTTTGTAAAAGATATTTTTCATGAAGCAGTTATCTCCAACAATTTTAATTTACCTGAAAATAAAAAAAGTGGAACTAAGTTTGCTCCTTTTTACCGGTACAACGTTGATGGAATAGGATCTGTAAGTATAAAATTACGGTTAAGCAAAACAAAACTGAACAATCCGCTGGGTAAAGATTTTGACGAAATATTTAAAAGCAGGATGCAGGAAGCCAATGAATTTTATGATCAGCTTATCACTACAAAAAATGAAGATCTAAAAAATATACAACGCCAGGCTTATGCAGGAATGTTGTGGAACAAGCAATTTTATTATATTGATATTCCCAGTTGGTTAAAAGGTGACGAAGGGCAGCCGCCACCGCCTCAAGAACGCCTCAATGGCCGCAACAGCAAATGGCTCACACTGAATAATGAAGATATTATTTCCATGCCGGACAAATGGGAATATCCTTGGTATGCCGCATGGGACCTTCCTTTTCACTGTTTACCCCTTGCTTCACTTGATCCGCAATTTGCCAAAAACCAATTGCTGTTATTACTAAGAGAATGGTATATGAACCCTTATGGCCAGATACCTGCGTATGAATGGAATTTTAGCGATGTAAACCCTCCGGTGCAAGCCTGGGCATGTATGCGGGTATATAAAGCCGAAAAGGAAAGCCTGGGAAAAGGCGATACTCTATTTTTAGAAAGGGTGTTTCAAAAACTGCTCATCAATTTTACCTGGTGGGTAAACAGAAAAGACAGGCAGGATAATAATGTATTTGAAGCTGGTTTTTTGGGCCTGGATAATATAGGCGTATTTGACCGTAACAATGTACCCGAAGGTGGCTCACTGGAACAGGCAGACGGCACCGCATGGATGGGAATGTATTGCCTGGATATGATGGAAATAGCGCTGGAACTAGCCCAAACGAATAAAGCCTATGAAGATTTAGCCACCAAATTTTTTGAACACTTTACTTATATTGCCGAATCCATTAACCAGATACATACCGGCGCTGGTGGGGCGTGGGATGAAGAAGATGAATTTTTTTATGATGTACTGAAACTACCTAACCACCGTAGCATTCCTTTAAAAGTTCGGTCATTGGTTGGCCTCACCTCCTTATTTGCCGTACATGTAATTGATCAATCTTTACTTTCAAAAGTTCCCGAATTTTATCAAAGGCTCAAATGGTTTGTTACTTACCAGCAAAAAAACGACCATTTTCTTGCTATTGAAATAAATTCAACCGGCGCTATACTGCTATCGCTTGCACCAAAAAAACGTTTAGAAAAAATTTTGAAAGCATTGCTGGATGAAAATGAATTTTTATCTCCCGGGGGTATACGCTCTTTATCAAAAATTCATGAGAAACCTTATGTAATTAATATTGACGGGAAGGAGTTTGGCCTAAACTATGAACCCGGCGAATCACAAACGGCACTATTTGGCGGCAACTCTAACTGGCGTGGGCCCGTATGGATGCCCATAAATTACCTTACCATATCGGCATTGAATAAATATTTTCAATTTTTTGATGAAGACCTGCTGGCTGAGTATCCCACACATTCCGGCCAAAGCCTAAACCTTAAAATGGTTGCCGGGCAATTGAGCCAAAGGCTTATTAATAATTTCACCAGGAATAATGAAGGAAAGAGAAAAATTAATGGTGGAAATACCCTTTTAGATGAGAATCAATATTTTAACAACCTGGTTTTATTCTACGAGTATTTTCATGGCGATAATGGCAAAGGCATTGGCGCATCTCACCAAACCGGGTGGACGGGATTAATAGCGGAAATTATCAGGAAAAATGTTGATTAA
- a CDS encoding flavodoxin reductase codes for MANAVKIKSIEKITHDVLHIVAQKPGGLQYHAGQAVDVSINKPGWEKELRPFTFTSLPTDNQIEFTIKTYPAHNGVTNQLLLLQPGDELLIGEVFGDIAYKGEGVFIAGGAGITPFLAILKQLEKENKIGNNKLLFANNTQADIINKEKLTNLLGNNFINILSNEKKEGFENGFITAGLIQKHTGKNSFYYLCGPPPMMAAIENQLALLGVKSEYIVKEAF; via the coding sequence ATGGCAAATGCAGTTAAAATAAAATCTATTGAAAAAATTACACACGACGTATTGCATATTGTTGCACAAAAACCAGGAGGGTTACAATACCATGCCGGGCAGGCTGTAGATGTATCCATTAATAAACCCGGATGGGAAAAAGAATTGAGGCCCTTTACTTTTACTTCGCTGCCCACAGACAACCAAATTGAATTTACCATAAAAACTTACCCGGCGCATAACGGGGTTACCAACCAGTTACTTTTGCTGCAGCCTGGTGATGAATTACTGATTGGTGAAGTTTTTGGAGATATTGCCTATAAAGGAGAAGGGGTTTTTATTGCAGGCGGAGCAGGCATTACACCGTTTTTAGCTATTTTAAAACAATTGGAAAAAGAAAATAAAATTGGGAACAATAAACTTTTATTTGCCAATAATACCCAGGCAGATATTATTAATAAAGAAAAATTGACAAATCTTTTAGGGAATAATTTTATCAATATACTTTCCAATGAAAAAAAAGAAGGCTTTGAAAATGGTTTTATTACCGCCGGTTTAATTCAAAAACATACAGGGAAAAATTCTTTTTATTATCTCTGCGGCCCACCACCCATGATGGCTGCAATAGAAAATCAGCTTGCTTTACTGGGCGTAAAAAGTGAGTACATAGTAAAAGAAGCTTTTTAA
- the folE gene encoding GTP cyclohydrolase I FolE: MEALVNYERIKKITEAQIGNPLNDLTDKEKITLIAGHFEKIMQTLGLNLNDDSLNGTPNRVAKMYVKELFSGLRPENKPQISLFENKYGYHKMLVEKDITLFSCCEHHFVPIIGKAHVAYIPHKQVIGLSKINRLVQYYAKRPQVQERLTIQIAEALKGILQHDDVAVLIEADHLCVASRGIKDTNSQTVTSSYSGHFENNDTRQEFLSYLNNKK; encoded by the coding sequence ATGGAAGCACTTGTTAATTATGAAAGGATAAAAAAGATAACGGAAGCACAAATTGGCAACCCACTTAATGATTTAACCGACAAAGAAAAAATAACCCTTATTGCCGGTCATTTTGAAAAAATCATGCAAACCCTGGGCCTCAACCTTAATGACGACAGCCTTAACGGCACACCCAACCGTGTTGCCAAAATGTATGTTAAAGAATTATTCAGCGGCCTCCGCCCCGAAAACAAACCTCAAATTAGCCTCTTTGAAAACAAATATGGCTATCATAAAATGCTGGTGGAAAAAGATATTACTTTGTTTTCATGCTGCGAACATCATTTTGTGCCCATCATTGGAAAAGCGCATGTAGCCTACATTCCACACAAGCAGGTAATTGGTTTATCGAAAATTAACCGGCTGGTACAGTATTATGCCAAAAGGCCGCAGGTGCAGGAGCGCTTAACTATTCAAATAGCAGAAGCCTTAAAAGGAATTTTGCAGCACGATGACGTAGCCGTACTTATTGAAGCCGATCATTTATGCGTAGCTTCGAGGGGAATAAAAGACACCAATAGCCAAACGGTTACGTCGAGCTACTCCGGCCATTTTGAAAACAACGATACACGGCAGGAATTTTTATCTTATTTGAACAACAAAAAATAA
- a CDS encoding sigma-70 family RNA polymerase sigma factor, whose product MNPINKLSEEEIIQRILAGEKPLYELIVKRFNPTLYKIGRSYNFNHQDTQDLMQDSFIDAYKNLKQFEGRAHFKTWIIRIMLNNCYRKKEKLSFKNELTTDFNENAKPMFSNTQYNAVNNIQNRELGHIIENALATITEDYRIVFSLREINGLNVAETAELLGISEANVKVRLNRAKTILRNKIELTYSNVELYEFNLQYCDAIVINVMQKINDL is encoded by the coding sequence ATGAATCCAATAAATAAATTATCAGAGGAAGAAATAATACAACGAATTTTAGCAGGAGAAAAACCACTTTACGAACTTATCGTAAAGAGGTTCAACCCTACGCTGTACAAAATTGGAAGATCGTATAATTTCAACCACCAGGACACACAGGATTTAATGCAGGACAGCTTTATTGATGCCTATAAAAACCTGAAACAATTTGAAGGCCGTGCCCACTTTAAAACCTGGATCATACGCATAATGCTCAACAACTGTTACCGAAAAAAAGAAAAACTTAGTTTTAAAAACGAATTAACAACCGACTTTAATGAAAATGCAAAGCCAATGTTTAGTAATACCCAATACAATGCAGTAAACAACATTCAAAACCGTGAGCTTGGGCATATTATTGAAAATGCCCTTGCCACTATTACTGAAGATTACCGCATAGTTTTTTCGCTGAGGGAAATAAACGGGTTAAATGTAGCCGAAACCGCAGAACTGCTTGGTATAAGCGAAGCCAATGTAAAAGTGCGGCTCAACAGGGCAAAAACTATACTGCGTAATAAAATTGAACTTACCTATAGCAATGTGGAACTTTACGAATTTAACCTGCAGTATTGCGACGCTATTGTAATAAATGTAATGCAAAAAATTAATGACTTATAA
- a CDS encoding MgtC/SapB family protein: MISWAEIVLRLSLASLFGALIGLERERRHWAAGLRTHMMVCVGSCLVMIVSAFGFTDVLGTSNTVLDPSRIAAQVISGIGFIGAGAILLLKQGTIRGLTTASGLWTVAAIGLATGGGMYFAAGITSFIALIILWALKPLERMYFKKSNQKTLQITATPSPANNELIKSLLESKEVSFQNFSIKKENDELIFIIELDKTDATIIQPILQQLKTNSSVKEISWS; this comes from the coding sequence ATGATTAGTTGGGCTGAAATAGTTTTAAGGTTATCGCTTGCATCATTATTTGGAGCGCTTATAGGCTTAGAAAGGGAACGGAGGCACTGGGCAGCAGGCTTGCGTACACACATGATGGTATGCGTAGGCTCCTGCCTGGTAATGATTGTTTCGGCATTTGGTTTTACAGATGTATTGGGAACAAGTAATACGGTACTCGACCCATCCAGAATTGCAGCTCAGGTAATAAGTGGTATTGGTTTTATTGGGGCAGGAGCCATACTGCTGTTAAAGCAGGGCACTATTCGTGGGTTAACTACCGCTTCGGGTTTATGGACGGTTGCGGCAATAGGCCTGGCAACAGGTGGAGGCATGTATTTTGCTGCTGGCATTACCAGTTTTATTGCATTAATAATTCTTTGGGCTTTAAAACCATTAGAACGGATGTATTTTAAAAAATCCAATCAAAAAACATTGCAAATAACCGCCACCCCGTCCCCGGCAAATAATGAGTTGATTAAATCTTTGCTTGAGTCAAAAGAGGTTAGCTTTCAAAATTTTTCCATAAAAAAAGAAAATGATGAACTTATTTTTATTATAGAGCTTGACAAAACAGACGCTACTATTATACAGCCTATTTTACAGCAATTAAAAACAAACTCATCGGTTAAAGAAATTTCCTGGAGTTGA
- a CDS encoding c-type cytochrome, with protein MKITLHSVFVTSVILFLSCPPAFAQESDSATFKSVCAVCHTIGGGKLIGPDLLNVQDRHSEDWIINFVQSSQSVIKSGDQYADSIYKAYNQLLMPDHPNLNNAQVKGLIAYIKTQSSMPSTTIAATTQPQGNSDRGKELFVGNIRFMNNGAACNSCHNVAMQGYMSGGALGKDLTHAIARLSADGVSGIITGLPFPQMKETYAAHPVTPQETADLTAFLVKVDKEAALTATSKTGNYLLVGGITGLVLLIILYSFFWIKRKKHPVNFSVFKRQIKSA; from the coding sequence ATGAAAATAACCCTTCACTCAGTTTTTGTTACGTCAGTAATTCTTTTTCTTTCATGCCCACCTGCTTTTGCGCAGGAAAGCGACAGCGCTACATTTAAAAGCGTGTGTGCTGTGTGCCACACAATTGGAGGCGGCAAATTAATTGGCCCCGACCTGTTAAATGTTCAGGACCGTCATTCAGAGGACTGGATCATCAATTTTGTACAGTCTTCACAATCGGTTATTAAATCGGGTGATCAATATGCCGATTCCATTTATAAGGCATACAACCAATTGCTCATGCCCGATCATCCAAATCTCAACAATGCACAGGTAAAAGGCTTAATTGCCTACATCAAAACACAAAGCAGTATGCCCTCAACAACAATTGCTGCAACAACACAGCCACAGGGAAATAGCGATAGGGGAAAGGAATTATTTGTGGGCAATATTCGTTTTATGAACAATGGTGCGGCCTGCAATTCCTGCCACAATGTAGCCATGCAAGGTTATATGAGTGGTGGTGCATTAGGTAAAGACCTTACGCATGCCATAGCAAGGTTATCTGCGGATGGCGTTTCGGGTATTATTACCGGTTTGCCATTTCCCCAAATGAAAGAAACCTATGCGGCCCACCCGGTTACTCCGCAGGAAACCGCCGACCTAACTGCATTTCTGGTAAAAGTAGATAAAGAAGCAGCGCTTACCGCTACCAGTAAAACAGGTAATTATTTACTTGTTGGTGGTATTACCGGTTTGGTTCTCTTAATCATTTTGTATTCATTCTTTTGGATAAAACGTAAAAAGCACCCTGTTAATTTTTCGGTATTCAAAAGACAAATAAAATCGGCATAG
- a CDS encoding nitrate reductase subunit alpha, translated as MSWIKDIISPQTRKWEEFYRNRFQHDRIVRSTHGVNCTGGCSWAIHVKEGIVVFETQQLDYPLIDDKIPPYEPRGCQRGISYSWYLYSPLRIKYPLIRGTLIDAYREEKEKAGGNPVAAWENLQNNKEKRKKYQNSRGKGGFRRTTWDEVLEIMAASNIYTAKKYGPDRVIGFSPIPAMSMLSYASGARFLQLFGGVNLSFYDWYCDLPPAFPELWGEQTDVCESADWYNAKMIADMGTNLNMTRTPDCHFFAESRHNGTKAVVFSPDFSQLCKYADQWIPLHAGSDGAFWMAVTHIILKEYHYEKQTPYFIDYVKRYTDSPMLVHLDKTENGYTPGRMVRANELPKWKDIENGDWKFLSIDEKSKELVVPKGTMGYRWDKNGGKWNMKYECGETDANFDPVLTLLNQKDEVLQVEFTEFGLSKNALRGVPVKMLDTVNGKIPVTTVYDLTMAQYGVDRSLGGAYPKDYTDPDAAYTPAWQEIFTGIDSKTLFQFAREWADTANVTEGKCMILVGAGVNHWYHQNLTYRAGAMALMVCGCVGKNGGGLNHYVGQEKLAPVESWGSIAFAKDWVPVSRLQQAPLWHYINTCQYRYDGHHSNYNTTHKNKWTDKHVADTIFTSVRNGWMPFYPQFNENSLELAKKAMANGAKSDEEIKAYVLEKLKSKELKYSVSEPEEEVNYPRVWYIWRGNAIVGSMKGHEYALKHYLGTHSNVIAKDVEDKPEEIKWHDIAPVGKMDLVVDLNFRMDSSALYSDIVLPAASWYEKADLNSTDLHSFIHPLGQAVAPVWESKTDWDIFKHLAKATSEMAKKYFNDVQKDVVFTPLSHDSADEITQPTIKDWYTGECEAIPGKSMHKISVVERDYTDLYEKFITLGEGIREKGLSAHGNHYMCKEEFDEMCSSQHFHQRKYKDKKLPSIQEDEWAANAVLHLSSLTNGKLTKKAYEYMEKKTGLALVDLSDDSLGVKIRYADLLAKPHRYNTSPVWSGLMNNGRAYSAYTYNVERLVPWRTLTGRQHFYLDQEMYIAYGEHLPTFKPAPSPEVYGDLRETWKNGKAKALNYLTPHGKWHIHSTYMENLRMLTLSRGIEPCWLSEVDAEELGIKDNDWVEVHNDHGVYVTRACVSSRIPPGVCIVYHVPERTVGIPKSQLRGNRRGGGHNSVTRIHLKPNYLNGGYGQFSYHFNYWGQ; from the coding sequence ATGAGCTGGATTAAGGACATTATTTCACCGCAAACCCGTAAGTGGGAAGAGTTTTACCGTAATCGCTTTCAACATGATCGGATAGTTCGCAGTACACATGGTGTAAACTGTACCGGTGGTTGTTCCTGGGCCATTCATGTAAAAGAAGGAATTGTAGTGTTTGAAACACAACAGTTGGATTACCCGTTAATTGATGACAAAATACCACCTTACGAACCCCGTGGCTGCCAAAGAGGGATTTCTTATTCCTGGTATTTATATAGTCCGCTTCGAATAAAATATCCACTTATACGTGGAACATTAATTGATGCTTACCGGGAAGAAAAAGAAAAAGCCGGTGGTAACCCGGTTGCTGCATGGGAAAACCTGCAAAACAATAAAGAAAAAAGAAAAAAATATCAAAATTCAAGGGGAAAAGGCGGCTTCAGGCGTACAACATGGGATGAGGTGCTGGAAATAATGGCTGCTTCAAATATTTATACGGCAAAAAAATATGGACCCGACAGGGTAATTGGATTTTCTCCTATTCCGGCAATGTCCATGTTAAGTTATGCTTCGGGTGCAAGGTTTCTTCAACTTTTTGGCGGAGTAAACCTGAGCTTTTATGATTGGTATTGCGATTTGCCCCCGGCATTTCCCGAACTATGGGGCGAGCAAACGGATGTATGCGAAAGCGCCGATTGGTACAATGCAAAAATGATTGCCGATATGGGTACCAACCTAAACATGACCCGTACACCAGATTGTCACTTTTTTGCAGAATCCCGCCATAACGGAACCAAAGCAGTTGTTTTTTCACCAGACTTTAGCCAGCTGTGTAAATACGCCGATCAATGGATACCACTTCATGCAGGTAGCGATGGTGCTTTTTGGATGGCAGTAACGCATATAATACTTAAAGAATATCATTACGAAAAACAAACGCCCTACTTTATTGATTATGTAAAGCGATATACCGACAGCCCAATGCTGGTGCATTTAGATAAAACAGAAAATGGCTACACCCCCGGAAGAATGGTTAGGGCCAATGAATTACCAAAATGGAAGGATATTGAAAACGGAGACTGGAAATTTTTATCCATAGATGAAAAAAGCAAAGAACTGGTTGTGCCAAAAGGTACAATGGGTTATCGCTGGGATAAAAACGGTGGCAAATGGAACATGAAATATGAATGTGGTGAAACCGATGCAAATTTTGATCCTGTTCTTACTTTATTAAACCAAAAAGATGAAGTGCTACAGGTTGAGTTTACAGAATTTGGACTTTCAAAAAATGCATTACGTGGCGTTCCGGTAAAAATGCTGGATACGGTAAATGGAAAAATTCCTGTTACAACTGTTTATGATCTCACTATGGCACAATATGGTGTGGACCGTAGCCTGGGTGGAGCATATCCCAAAGATTATACCGACCCCGATGCAGCTTATACACCTGCCTGGCAGGAAATTTTTACTGGTATTGATTCTAAAACCCTTTTCCAGTTTGCCCGTGAGTGGGCCGATACGGCAAATGTAACCGAAGGAAAATGTATGATTTTGGTAGGCGCTGGTGTAAACCACTGGTATCATCAAAATTTAACCTATCGTGCCGGTGCAATGGCATTAATGGTTTGTGGATGCGTAGGTAAAAATGGAGGAGGATTAAACCATTACGTTGGCCAGGAAAAACTAGCCCCAGTAGAATCCTGGGGTTCTATTGCATTTGCCAAAGACTGGGTTCCTGTTTCGAGGCTGCAACAAGCGCCACTCTGGCATTATATCAATACCTGCCAGTATCGCTATGATGGCCATCACTCCAACTATAATACCACACATAAAAATAAATGGACTGATAAACATGTGGCCGATACCATCTTTACATCTGTAAGAAACGGGTGGATGCCTTTTTATCCTCAGTTTAATGAAAACTCACTAGAGCTTGCCAAAAAGGCCATGGCCAATGGCGCCAAAAGTGATGAGGAGATAAAAGCTTATGTGCTGGAAAAATTAAAATCCAAAGAACTAAAATATTCCGTAAGTGAGCCGGAAGAGGAAGTGAATTATCCAAGGGTGTGGTATATATGGCGTGGCAATGCTATTGTGGGCAGCATGAAAGGGCATGAGTATGCATTGAAACATTACCTGGGCACACATAGCAACGTAATTGCAAAAGATGTAGAGGATAAACCGGAAGAAATAAAATGGCACGACATTGCGCCTGTAGGTAAAATGGATTTAGTGGTAGACCTTAATTTCCGGATGGATTCTTCTGCACTGTATTCGGATATTGTTTTACCCGCTGCTTCGTGGTATGAAAAAGCCGATTTGAACAGTACCGATCTGCATTCGTTCATCCATCCCCTTGGCCAGGCTGTTGCCCCGGTATGGGAATCAAAAACAGACTGGGATATTTTTAAACATTTGGCAAAAGCAACCAGCGAAATGGCCAAAAAATATTTTAATGATGTGCAGAAAGATGTTGTGTTTACACCACTTTCGCATGATAGTGCAGATGAAATTACCCAACCTACTATTAAAGATTGGTACACCGGGGAATGTGAGGCAATTCCCGGAAAATCTATGCATAAAATAAGTGTTGTAGAAAGAGATTATACTGACCTGTATGAAAAATTCATCACACTTGGCGAAGGCATTAGGGAAAAAGGATTGAGTGCACACGGCAACCATTATATGTGTAAAGAAGAATTTGATGAAATGTGCAGTTCACAACATTTTCATCAACGAAAGTATAAAGACAAAAAGCTCCCTTCTATCCAGGAAGATGAGTGGGCCGCAAATGCTGTATTACATCTTTCTTCATTAACCAATGGAAAGCTTACCAAAAAAGCCTATGAATACATGGAAAAGAAAACAGGCCTTGCACTTGTGGACCTGTCCGATGATTCATTAGGTGTAAAAATCCGCTATGCTGATCTTTTGGCAAAGCCGCATCGTTACAACACTTCTCCTGTTTGGTCGGGGTTAATGAATAATGGCCGGGCTTATTCTGCTTATACTTATAATGTAGAGCGATTAGTACCATGGCGAACTCTTACCGGAAGGCAGCATTTTTATCTTGACCAGGAAATGTACATTGCTTATGGCGAACATTTGCCCACATTTAAGCCGGCGCCAAGCCCAGAAGTATATGGTGATTTAAGAGAAACCTGGAAAAACGGAAAAGCAAAAGCATTGAACTATCTCACACCGCATGGTAAATGGCATATTCACTCCACTTATATGGAAAATTTAAGAATGCTCACCCTTTCCAGAGGTATTGAGCCCTGCTGGCTGAGTGAAGTAGATGCGGAAGAACTGGGCATAAAAGATAACGACTGGGTAGAAGTGCACAACGATCATGGTGTGTATGTAACCCGTGCATGTGTAAGTTCCCGTATACCTCCGGGAGTATGTATTGTTTATCATGTGCCCGAAAGAACCGTAGGGATTCCCAAATCGCAATTGAGGGGAAATAGAAGAGGAGGCGGGCATAACAGCGTAACACGTATTCACTTAAAACCCAATTATCTCAATGGCGGATATGGCCAGTTTTCTTACCACTTTAATTATTGGGGCCAGTAG